The Cydia amplana chromosome 1, ilCydAmpl1.1, whole genome shotgun sequence DNA segment tatgaAGTGTGATCCCATGAGAATTAAACTTTGCCGTGCGTTGTTGTTGCTTATATTTCTACTACTTCCACCACGCACATTACTACACATCTTGGacattaatggcgttattcataaaaggCTGCTTACTTAATCAGTATGATCGTCGTTTgcccctatctgtcgttatgtcatagagaaggataaacgacgatcatcagctgattagcTTAGGAGACGTTTATAGTATATTGGATATGTTATGAAGTGCTCCTTTGAACGTTTCAGACTGTTCCTGGTGGAGGACCTGGTGGACTCGCTGAAGTTCGGCGTGCTGCTGTGGTGCCTCACGTACGTGGGCGCCTGCTTCAACGGCATGACGCTCATCATCCTGGGTCAGTATTACCTTTTGAACGTTTCAGACTGTTCCTGGTGGACTCGCTGAAGTTCGGCGTGCTGCTGTGGTGCCTCACGTACGTGGGCGCCTGCTTCAACGGCATGACGCTCATCATCCTGGGTCAGTATTACCTTTTGAACGTTTCAGACTGTTCCTGGTGGACTCGCTGAAGTTCGGCGTGCTGCTGTGGTGCCTCACGTACGTGGGCGCCTGCTTCAACGGCATGACGCTCATCATCCTGGGTCAGTATTACCTTTTGAACGTTTCAGACTGTTCCTGGTGGACTCGCTGAAGTTCGGCGTGCTGATGTGGTGCCTCACGTACGTGGGCGCCTGCTTCAACGGCATGACGCTCATCATCCTGGGTCAGTATTATCTTTATAAAATGTGCTTAacgcattcattgccacccagcctaacaagacatccgcgccaacaatttcgtcatataaagctgtagtaccacgatcccgactatcgggttgtccggcctgggaacgaaatcataaaatacccgagtCGGGTTTTCGGTACCTACTGAATGTATTATAGAGAATAAAGATTTGTAAGGCATCAGCCTTTTCTAGATATACGGAGTTGTGgacataatttaaattttaaaggaaaAGATCTGGGGGCCTATGTAAGATGACAATCAAACTGACGAACAAAATTATGatcatcgacaaacgccaaacgaaaagaaaaaaatgtatcgggatgacagatgctacgaaaagtcacgtgactgtttccatacattatttaacccATTCAGttccgaaaacccgactatcgggtattttatgatttcgttcctaggtcgggatcgtggtactacagctttatatgacgatttttttgtggcctggcccggatgtcttgtttggctgggtagcaatgaatgtgttaagtttcgattggcgtcatcttggctagacccctGACCTCCAAAACCACCCGATTAAGTTTTAACTTTCTATGAAAGACATAGTTCATTTTCGTTTTAATGACAATTTTTTGGGGATGGATACTTTTCGCTGAACAACATCCTTAAAAACAGAAGAAAAACAATGTTTAACATGGATGTATGTGTTGTATTGCAGGCTGGATAGCGCTGTTCACGCTGCCGAAGGCTTACGAGATGAACAAGGCGCAGGTGGACGCCAACCTCGAGCTGGCGCGCGCCAAGATCAACGAGATCTCCGCCAAGTGAGTATCACCATCTGTGGTGTGTTCCCACTTGTCCCCAACCCACGAGACTGCCGCCATACAGGCCACgaggcggggacaaatgggactTGAGCTCAAGCAATgattcaagataggttatactgccctgctaagccgaaaagcgctatctcaaaacaaaattcattgctaacttatactttagtttcaataactgagaattccattttcaaaatcatttgtttttgagatagcgctacttggcttaggagggcagtataggcgttccaaaattgaagctcttaccttgtgacaaattggacaagttgcctttagtcgcggctggacaagcgagaaatgtgcacgtgctaacgagctcccgcactccgaaagagaaagagacgaccttatgtttaacaacgagtgtgacaaagatggatggaatgagaaaattaactaaaaataaaagatttcttcgtaggcacagaaataaatatggaagtattttttgtgctcctaaagtatgagtataacatgtctatggttatataatatcattgagcTCAAGTGGGAAGTGAGCACCCGGacagatgggccaaaatagcgaccgactgggcaccacagatcacccgaggcagaggcagaaatgagatggcgaaacgacctggacccattctgtggcgactggcgggagcatgcacaaagccgtgacgagtggcgaaagacgggaggcctttgcccataCACCTactcccatctgtgcccggcggggacaaataggaatacacctcATCTaacatatagtctgtcaaacatctttgtcagtagaaaatggcatgaatttaaaaattttaattagctaggtgcacgactggtgctgccctcattttggcggactttctacgttaaatcttatggagtaaaattagttcaagcggctgccgctagtactaatggcggacattccataagattacctgtgtttgtgacgatcagcgccacttccccctccaccgacttcgcaccttgccaataggacTATAACAATGgctcctacattttttaaatttgccgcttttttctacggacggaaatggcttgacagactatacgtCATATATCATCACATTTATActcgttcaagcaaatcttgtcagtagaaaaagtcggcagatttgaaaaatcACGGGttggcaacactacgtttgaattattcgaaaatcgcgtgtcatttatatcttatctgtggaacctgttttgtttacattgctgctttttgttcgtttcctagggataccatactttagtttgctttacattgctactgacatatccggcttgacagactatatcatTAATGTCTGCGACACGGACATCGTGATGTTGTCGCGTCCTTGCATATTTTCAAGATTTGCTCTACGAGAAAGTGACGTCACAgtacaaatgaaaaaagtttttggatttttaaaaagctgcaattaaggaaaattaaaaaaaaatcgcattttaTTCCATAATATAGGTTTGAAACAACCGATGCTAATTCCATGTTTTCGTATTTACAGAGTGCGAGCAGCAGTCCCAATCGGCAGGAAGGCCGAGAGCGAGAAGGACAAGTAAAGAGGGACGGAAGATGGGGGGCGAAGCGGGAGCGAGCGAGAGCGCGCGCAGGCAGATCTTTTATTAGCGCCGGAGTACTTCActctttgttatatttattgtacTATTAAAGATAATACTTTATGTGTAAAGCTTTATGACGAGTCATGCGGAGATTGTATTTgctttttgaaattttaaattaaaataactgtCGAACCAGTCGgttgtttttatttgttagtTATAGGGACCGTGTGCGTTGgaaggtctgccatcttgtggcctgaagcGGGAACAAACATATAAATTGACAAAgcaagtgctgccatctaccgttattgtacgttttcttgtgcatagtaggttctgccatcttgtgggctagaTCGGAAGCATAGACTTCACATTTACGCCTagcgccaaaaatctgacgaCGTATTCCCTGCAGTCTTACCGTGTAGTCTTACCAGTTGGACTACTGGGAATTTCCTTCCCAATAGACTCACTAGTAAGACCATTGGGAATTTTGTGCCCTGTAGACTTACCAGTAAAACAAAACTCCCAATAGTCCTACTCTTATGTAAGAGTCTACATATACTTAGGTTATTGATAGACTTTTCCAGGCATAGTACGATATATCGACCACATACGTGTCAATAGAATTTCAACCTTAACAAATGGATTAAAGTTTCAAATTAGATTGAACTTTCGGAAAATGTGACTCTTCATTAAATAAATCATCAAAACAAAACTATTTGGAGCCTACTTGGATTTTGAGGGAAAACCTTCTAGATTAGTGGGGCCTGAGGCCggggaaaatttatttaataaaaatagatttacatttaaatagtttatgaactcgactgtacttgTCTTTGAGTTTGTTATTGTTTGTCATtagaaaaaaatgcatttaatttatttttcttcttagATTTAATAAAGCTACTGTCTATCAAATATGAGGTCTatgatttatacattttaaaagagTAAAACTAATGGGATGAAAATGACATCTGCGAAGTCTTACGACCAGTAAGTCTATTGGGAAGGAGATTCCCAGTAGTCCAACTGGTAAGACTACGCGGTAAGACTGCAGGGAATACGTCAATCTGAcagctcctgtgctgccccctatagttaATGCACGCTCCCTATAATACTCTGATAATACTACTGTGTATTTGGAAAAGCACTGGTAAAAATGGCGGGTCCAGAGGATTTATGTGCTTTTTTATTTCCTaatcgattttattttattatggctTAAACTACGCTTATTTTAGCTTTTGGCAAAAGATGGATTCGATATAACGCCTACGACTAGGGGAACTGGACTTGGTCCTGTTAACCTGACGTCAGAATGGCTGACcagtttttttcaatatttctcgatttttagctttatttttatttttaggtacaatttttttgatgtcgagtaccaaatagtacaaaaacttggagtaacactcgttataaatagctatcatggtcctgtcatcctgacgcgcacgaaaatatgtacatatgagaatgtttgaaatgaaacaaCAACATTATTGTCAacattgtataataaaattgttggTATCTAAAAATTCATAAGTACAACGGTTCATAGGTTAATTATAACGTGATATCAACGAAAATGTCCATAACAAGGTATAATATCATAATTTAGGTAACTCTGcaaataataaacaatttattaggtataagtaggtaagtaatattactGACCATGACCATCTGTAAAATTTCAGTAACTAATaatataagtatacctactacGAAACATAGGATAATAACCCAAATTAAAAAACCTACTTAAACGAAAAATGTATTTaagttacgtaggtacctataacaatttagtataagtatttaagcaactattaaaataaatataatttggtCTATGAGCGACGGTAATTGCACACTCAGGCgatcgtttgcctcctatatcaaaACTGTGTACACAGATACCACTGATTCTGAACGCGAACTGACAAtacatagtagtttatgtgactgctacataatgagaggcattaaaatacgagtgtgggtttgtGGGGTTTGGGCACGGTTTGGGTGGGtgggatcacacgagtgttttaatgcctaattatgtacagttacatacactactttatctaaacacatacttaaaactaactaaaagataaaactgtacgtcaaatggcggtgaatgaaaacttttttcacgcatgtcacacatccgtagttttttttaattcctagacaaaagaatgaagtccctattctcactctatgtcactcgagatcaaatatcgtgcggtttatattaaaaaaacatactaaattgacgtttcgtatcgataactgttttaatatctatggatactagaatagagacccacttgagttttgactgctgttccaaatttaaactcataaccttacaaaaatctataacgttatctacattaaagtacaaattttcctactaccacagataagaaagttctcatagtaaaattggttgtaagtAGGGAATTGAACCGCCTCGTCACGAGTGTTTCCTCCTAATCACTTTGGTGGATAATTTTAGGTAAATGTGACAACTGATTATGAAGGCGTTTCCAGTTATAAGGTAGAGATTCTCTACCAAATAACGAAGatgtactgatgtgcctaaggaaactttccaaaattgcgaaatgtttcggaaatttaaggtaggaaaaattcggaaaatttcttacatttttgtatgagaatcgaaactttccaattttaaatttaaatttcccatatttcctagtgaaagtttcatgaaatttccgagaatttatagaattttatggaaactttccgcaacttgcacatctgtacgaAGATGCCATTTAGACAATAGGTACTGTGTCCAAGAAATCGAGGTGTCTGAaacacttaattttttttagatttcataaatttatatctatttattaacattacctacctacaaattgtctacataattatatttcatataggtacttaaatacttGGTCAAATAAAGTGCATTACTAAGACATAGTGAAGCCATAAAATACGAGCTGTCAATTAAATaccaatatttaaaacctttacTTTCAAGTAGTTTCACGGACTGGATACTACGAACAAAAGTATGTATGAAACTCATTTAGCAAGAAACAAATGAGGAGCAGGTACTCTACTTGCAAATTGTCAAACCTATTCAATATCTACATAGCTACTTAGATCACCGATAAAACTTACATCTAATACGGTCAGCCATCAGCCGGTAAGTAGTTCAGCTGGTACGAGTAAGTACTTGTAAATTTTCAGTTTGATTAATTTACATTTATTCAGTGAGTTGCATAATGACTAAGCTTAACATAGGTTTAAATCGCATTAACTGTCAGTTTTGGTACAGCCACGTACTACACTACCTACCCGTACATACTTAAGTCATGTTAAAATTCCCCTACACAATTTGAAGCAAAACTTAGCCTTACAAATCAAACAAGCTGTCGCAAAacagtcatatttggtatcactGTTAACGAATATCTACTTATAGTAAATCTACACATAATTCAGTAACTTTCATTGACATCCAGCGTCGTAAGCTTTCTACGAACTACAAGTTTAAATCAAGCACCATCAACCCAAACATAATTAGTGGCCATCAACGTTACAGTCTCGATACTAGCTGAGCGGCGGGCAGGCGGGCGGCTGCGTGAAGATGCCGGCGTGGTTGACGAGCAGGTAGAGCAGCACCGAGCCGAGCGACGAGCCCGCCTGCGTGGCCACCCCCGCCGCCCGCATGCCGCGCGCGCCCCCCCGCCGCGCCCACACGTACACCCACATGCGCGCGTACGACACCACCCCGCTCACCAGCGTCCACGCCACCACCTGGAAATTAGGGGAATGCGGTCAGTGACCTTCTGCTGAGGATCTATTGCACTTgcgtatattttatagtttaagaTATGTAGTCAGCAAACCTATTGGTTTAGCACCCCtgcatataaaaatgtatgcaGGGGTTCTCtaacagtttttattattatgtatatcaGGCATAGTTGGTGGAAAGCCACTATTAGAATGAGACTGAAATGCTTTAATTTCTCATCGAGACAGCTTCATCTGATTATCGAACAGAAATCGGCAAAAGGGAAGGATTACGGTCAGTCCCCCTTGCACATGTGCGGTCAATGTTGAGACATGAAACATAAAATGATCGAGGGCTCTAATTGACTGCGTTGTCTATATTATTTCGTTGAGCTCTTTTCCTTCAAATATCTACAAGATGATGTAAACTCACCACTAAAACCGCCCCGCCGGCATGGTGGTACAGCGGCGGCTCGGGGCTGAGCAGCGCCGTGGCCAGGATGTAGGCGAGCGGCACCGCCGCGGCCGACAGCAGCGCCGCCAGCACGCGGCCCGGCAGCGGCGCCAGCCACACCCCCGCCAGGCACGCCCCCGGGTTCGCCATCGCGCCCAGCGTCACCGCCAGGTGGTACGCCAAGTTCCCGTACGGCATGCACGAGTATGACTGCACGGACGGAAGAACCCCGTTTGAAAGCGCGTTGAGAACTGCCATGAGAACCAACACGAAAAGCCAACGTCCGCGATGAAGCGCTACCGGCTCCGATGTCGCTTCATCATCCTTAGCGGCGGCGGCAGGTTCCACACGCTCCGATGCGAACCCACTGTATCGATCTACTATTACGAAGCTGACCAAACTCATCGCTGACAAGCCTGATAACAGCACTAAGAACACGGTCGTGTCGAATCGCGGCGGCGGATAGACCGGTACTAACCCTGTACCTTCATCGTTAAGTATGCACGTGGGCTCGCCGCCGATACCCTGAATCAAAGCTAAGATAGCCGGGATGAATCCGCTCAATCCTTCGCCGACTAAATACGTCGCGAGATACACTTCGCGGAAGTGCCTCAAGTACGGATAGAATAAAACAGAACTCGTACATCCTACGAGCGCCGCGAAGAAAGTTAAGAAGAGGAACGCGAGGGAGCGGTTTGCGACAGTCTGCTCGTAAAGGAAGGCATTGAGTGCAAGTGCGAGGGTTCCCACAACTAGCAATCCGTATATGTAGGGAGAGTCGGAAGCTCGCGGTCGGAGCCGGCGCAACAGCGCGTAAGCCACTAAACCCAAGTTGGCCAGTTGTACAGCTAAGACCATGGACGAAGGCAGCGCCCAGCCCTCGGGCAGCCGCTCCACTAGCAGCGGCAGCTGGACGAAGAGTCCGTTGACGCCCAGCCACGTGCCTACGCCCCAGCAGGCCAGCAGGACGTCCAGGAGGACGCGGCGCTGTGATCCCCACATCGTGCGGTCGCTGTCTGAGCTCAGGCACGGAACGCGCTCTCGGTCCTCGTTCAACCTGTAACCACCGAGTTTCAGAATGAGGCATTATTAAATAGATGAAGAATTACTTGAAAAGGCTAAAATTGCTTAAATTTTTGTTCACTTTTTAATCAGCTGGAACTACCGGCGATTAAGAGTGTGGATATCAAATGTCTTAAAGCGAGGAAGCCACACACAAGCGACCGCGGTTGTTCTAATACTGTGCAAATGCTGCGGCAGATGTATTTAAACGGTTGTCCATTTAATGTATCTACAGTCGTTGATTATGATAaggattatgaatattatgataagGATTATGCTGTAAATAGTACCTGATAATATTAagttaagccccctccacactcgagCGCTAATCGCAGCGCGAAgctgcgaacgcgagtgtgaagTCAAGATCGCAGAtcagcgaaatcgactccacactcgcgtcaGCGGCtttgcgccgcgattcgcgcacgagtgtggagggggctttaggtATTATCTACTGCCTGTATACAGGATTTACTCGTAACTCGGATTAATTCATAATTGCATCATATTTTTAACAACACAAGTTTTGTGTTCCGACTGGTTCCGAATACAGAGCGAACGAGTggaaggttttagtatataataggtacctaagcaaAGGATCCATCGACAATGTTCTAATGTAGATAACTTCGGGAGCAAATGAAAGATAAGATCGATCGATTCGATCGTTGACCGTCTGGCAAACGAGACGAGACAGCTACTAATATTAACTacattttaaatcaataaaaagccAATTCCGACCAAGGGCAATCATGTAGTGGGTGTACGAGTACACGTTCATTACGGCCA contains these protein-coding regions:
- the LOC134651472 gene encoding riboflavin transporter 2 isoform X2, encoding MTDTSSARLNEDRERVPCLSSDSDRTMWGSQRRVLLDVLLACWGVGTWLGVNGLFVQLPLLVERLPEGWALPSSMVLAVQLANLGLVAYALLRRLRPRASDSPYIYGLLVVGTLALALNAFLYEQTVANRSLAFLFLTFFAALVGCTSSVLFYPYLRHFREVYLATYLVGEGLSGFIPAILALIQGIGGEPTCILNDEGTGLVPVYPPPRFDTTVFLVLLSGLSAMSLVSFVIVDRYSGFASERVEPAAAAKDDEATSEPVALHRGRWLFVLVLMAVLNALSNGVLPSVQSYSCMPYGNLAYHLAVTLGAMANPGACLAGVWLAPLPGRVLAALLSAAAVPLAYILATALLSPEPPLYHHAGGAVLVVVAWTLVSGVVSYARMWVYVWARRGGARGMRAAGVATQAGSSLGSVLLYLLVNHAGIFTQPPACPPLS
- the LOC134651472 gene encoding riboflavin transporter 2 isoform X3; translation: MSDGLNEDRERVPCLSSDSDRTMWGSQRRVLLDVLLACWGVGTWLGVNGLFVQLPLLVERLPEGWALPSSMVLAVQLANLGLVAYALLRRLRPRASDSPYIYGLLVVGTLALALNAFLYEQTVANRSLAFLFLTFFAALVGCTSSVLFYPYLRHFREVYLATYLVGEGLSGFIPAILALIQGIGGEPTCILNDEGTGLVPVYPPPRFDTTVFLVLLSGLSAMSLVSFVIVDRYSGFASERVEPAAAAKDDEATSEPVALHRGRWLFVLVLMAVLNALSNGVLPSVQSYSCMPYGNLAYHLAVTLGAMANPGACLAGVWLAPLPGRVLAALLSAAAVPLAYILATALLSPEPPLYHHAGGAVLVVVAWTLVSGVVSYARMWVYVWARRGGARGMRAAGVATQAGSSLGSVLLYLLVNHAGIFTQPPACPPLS
- the LOC134651472 gene encoding riboflavin transporter 2 isoform X1, giving the protein MVTEGAEDERAGADIETAPASVVELGEALTHAVDRLNEDRERVPCLSSDSDRTMWGSQRRVLLDVLLACWGVGTWLGVNGLFVQLPLLVERLPEGWALPSSMVLAVQLANLGLVAYALLRRLRPRASDSPYIYGLLVVGTLALALNAFLYEQTVANRSLAFLFLTFFAALVGCTSSVLFYPYLRHFREVYLATYLVGEGLSGFIPAILALIQGIGGEPTCILNDEGTGLVPVYPPPRFDTTVFLVLLSGLSAMSLVSFVIVDRYSGFASERVEPAAAAKDDEATSEPVALHRGRWLFVLVLMAVLNALSNGVLPSVQSYSCMPYGNLAYHLAVTLGAMANPGACLAGVWLAPLPGRVLAALLSAAAVPLAYILATALLSPEPPLYHHAGGAVLVVVAWTLVSGVVSYARMWVYVWARRGGARGMRAAGVATQAGSSLGSVLLYLLVNHAGIFTQPPACPPLS
- the LOC134651472 gene encoding riboflavin transporter 2 isoform X4 encodes the protein MWGSQRRVLLDVLLACWGVGTWLGVNGLFVQLPLLVERLPEGWALPSSMVLAVQLANLGLVAYALLRRLRPRASDSPYIYGLLVVGTLALALNAFLYEQTVANRSLAFLFLTFFAALVGCTSSVLFYPYLRHFREVYLATYLVGEGLSGFIPAILALIQGIGGEPTCILNDEGTGLVPVYPPPRFDTTVFLVLLSGLSAMSLVSFVIVDRYSGFASERVEPAAAAKDDEATSEPVALHRGRWLFVLVLMAVLNALSNGVLPSVQSYSCMPYGNLAYHLAVTLGAMANPGACLAGVWLAPLPGRVLAALLSAAAVPLAYILATALLSPEPPLYHHAGGAVLVVVAWTLVSGVVSYARMWVYVWARRGGARGMRAAGVATQAGSSLGSVLLYLLVNHAGIFTQPPACPPLS